The following proteins are co-located in the Nitrospira sp. genome:
- the hemL gene encoding glutamate-1-semialdehyde 2,1-aminomutase has product MKTTRSAKLFADAQQLIPGGVNSPVRAFRSVGGQPRFIKRAKGAKLYDVDGNIYLDYVLSWGPMILGHAAPAIIRAIKKAADNGTSYGAPTELEVTLARMIRDAFPSMEKVRLVSSGTEAVMSAIRVARGFTKRDNILKFEGCYHGHSDYLLAKAGSGLATLGIPDSLGVPADFAKHTLTVPYNDIDAVRRIIAEQGKTLACIILEPIAGNMGVVPPAPEFLAALRRLTAEHDILLVFDEVISGFRVGYGGAQGLYGITPDLTVLGKIIGGGLPVGAYGGRKEIMDLIAPSGPVYQAGTLSGNPLAVSAGIETLKQLKKKGVYKKLDTQSAALAKGIGEAAKKAGIPLTQTRVGSMLTSFFLSGPVTDWNTVKHADTKRYGQFFHKMLEQGIYLAPSQFEAAFLSTAHTAQDIEKTIRAAHTAFKSL; this is encoded by the coding sequence ATGAAGACGACCCGCTCCGCGAAACTCTTTGCCGACGCTCAGCAACTCATTCCCGGTGGGGTGAACAGCCCTGTTCGCGCCTTCCGCTCCGTCGGCGGACAGCCACGGTTCATCAAACGCGCCAAAGGCGCCAAGCTTTACGACGTCGACGGCAATATCTATCTTGATTATGTCCTGTCATGGGGACCGATGATCCTGGGCCATGCGGCGCCGGCCATCATCCGCGCCATCAAGAAAGCCGCCGATAACGGCACCAGTTACGGCGCCCCGACGGAGCTGGAAGTCACGCTCGCCCGCATGATCCGCGACGCCTTCCCCTCGATGGAAAAAGTCCGGCTGGTCAGCTCCGGCACCGAAGCGGTGATGAGCGCCATTCGCGTGGCCCGCGGCTTCACAAAGCGGGACAACATCTTGAAATTCGAAGGGTGCTATCACGGACACAGCGACTACCTGCTGGCCAAAGCCGGGTCAGGCCTCGCCACGCTGGGCATCCCCGATTCGCTCGGCGTTCCCGCGGATTTCGCCAAGCACACCCTCACGGTCCCATACAATGACATCGATGCCGTTCGGCGCATCATCGCCGAGCAAGGCAAGACCCTGGCCTGCATCATCCTGGAGCCGATCGCAGGAAACATGGGCGTGGTGCCGCCTGCGCCGGAATTTTTGGCCGCGCTGCGCCGGTTGACGGCGGAGCACGACATCTTGCTGGTCTTCGACGAAGTGATTTCCGGGTTCCGCGTCGGATACGGAGGCGCGCAAGGGCTCTATGGCATCACGCCGGATCTCACCGTGCTGGGGAAAATCATCGGCGGGGGCCTGCCGGTCGGGGCCTACGGCGGGCGAAAAGAGATTATGGACTTGATTGCCCCATCAGGGCCGGTCTATCAGGCTGGCACACTCTCAGGCAATCCGCTGGCGGTATCCGCAGGCATCGAAACACTGAAACAGTTGAAGAAAAAGGGCGTTTATAAAAAGCTCGACACCCAATCGGCCGCGCTCGCCAAGGGCATCGGGGAAGCGGCAAAGAAGGCCGGCATTCCGCTCACGCAAACCCGCGTGGGCTCCATGCTCACCTCGTTCTTCCTCTCAGGCCCAGTCACGGACTGGAATACCGTGAAGCATGCCGACACCAAGCGCTATGGCCAGTTCTTCCACAAGATGCTCGAACAGGGAATCTACCTGGCTCCGTCACAATTCGAAGCCGCGTTTCTCTCCACCGCCCATACGGCTCAAGATATCGAAAAGACGATCCGCGCGGCGCATACCGCGTTCAAGAGCCTCTAA
- a CDS encoding thermonuclease family protein, with amino-acid sequence MRHHTATLLASLLLCLNSMTPAMVAQAAKLSAANSGSTVPQNCDLCWSPSAGDSNRLPSTLQPYRPHHPRSSRPHRRPSGRYKITPYQKQIQPSALRRLLRPRLPYNQPISAVDGDTVRMGGERIRLRGIDTPELNEPGGQEAKQRLETLLHDGPIRIVPYGQDVYGRTVADVFVNGRNVAEVLRQEGFSKPQL; translated from the coding sequence ATGCGTCACCACACAGCCACCCTTCTTGCCTCCCTGCTCCTTTGCCTGAACAGCATGACGCCGGCAATGGTCGCCCAGGCCGCGAAGCTCTCCGCTGCCAATAGCGGATCGACCGTTCCGCAAAATTGTGATCTGTGTTGGAGTCCATCGGCCGGCGACTCCAATCGGTTGCCCTCAACCTTACAACCCTATCGTCCCCATCACCCGCGGAGCAGCCGCCCCCACCGCCGACCCTCAGGCCGGTACAAAATTACACCCTATCAGAAACAGATTCAGCCCTCCGCACTCCGCCGCCTGCTCAGACCAAGACTTCCGTACAACCAGCCGATCTCGGCAGTCGACGGCGACACCGTGCGGATGGGTGGCGAGCGCATCCGGCTCAGAGGCATCGATACTCCAGAGCTGAATGAACCGGGCGGACAGGAAGCCAAACAGCGGCTGGAAACCCTCCTGCACGACGGCCCGATCCGCATCGTGCCTTACGGACAAGACGTCTACGGCCGCACCGTTGCCGACGTGTTTGTGAATGGAAGAAATGTGGCGGAGGTGCTGAGACAAGAGGGGTTTTCAAAGCCGCAGTTGTAG
- a CDS encoding barstar family protein gives MTQPHTLAGYLQTPKAPWSSLLVVPAGTPAASLLKAPAGFALRVINGKKCATAAGLFTEFARALGFPDYFGHNWDAMEECLADLEWLPAKGYVLLITDAQAVLPGDEEEYETLLEILSDAGEAWSTGQAGEGSRAIPFHALFAVSEQERRTRKHWDLEPAPTGVPPTPAKKPARKTSP, from the coding sequence ATGACACAACCCCACACACTGGCCGGTTATCTTCAGACGCCCAAAGCCCCCTGGTCATCGCTGCTCGTGGTGCCGGCAGGAACACCCGCGGCCAGCCTGCTCAAGGCCCCGGCCGGGTTCGCGCTCCGCGTCATCAACGGCAAGAAATGCGCGACAGCGGCAGGCCTATTCACCGAATTCGCGCGCGCCTTAGGATTTCCCGACTACTTCGGCCACAACTGGGATGCGATGGAAGAATGCCTCGCTGACTTGGAATGGCTGCCGGCCAAAGGCTATGTGCTGCTCATCACAGACGCACAGGCCGTGCTTCCCGGCGACGAAGAGGAATACGAGACCCTGTTGGAGATTTTAAGCGACGCCGGCGAGGCCTGGAGTACAGGACAAGCGGGAGAAGGATCGCGCGCGATCCCGTTTCACGCCCTCTTTGCGGTATCAGAACAGGAACGGCGAACACGCAAACATTGGGATCTTGAACCAGCGCCGACTGGGGTGCCCCCAACGCCGGCGAAGAAACCGGCGCGCAAAACATCCCCGTAA